In the genome of Bacteroidales bacterium, one region contains:
- a CDS encoding MBOAT family protein produces the protein MQSFLSNIISYNPQNPMLFTRIEFWIFFAVVTLGFIFFHKKFSLRSAWLAFVSLYFYYKSGGFYFSLLIVSTIINYYLGKAIYNANTQRKRDRAVFASVFISLSLLAYFKYIYFFSDSINQIFGTDIEPSNWLAQLTNWVTGSSFDESVIILPVGISFYTFQIISYTVDIYRYKVKPVNNIIDFTFYVSFFPQLVAGPIVRAAEFVPQIYRKYKVKLYEYGYALFFILNGLIKKILISDYISINFVDRVFDQPLLYSGFTNLMAVYGYSIQIYCDFSGYTDIAIGVALLLGFRLPTNFLSPYKATSITDFWRRWHISLSRWLKDYLYIPLGGNRKGRVRTYVNLLITMLLGGLWHGAHFRFIIWGGIHGIALVLDKLTAKYISLKTKPAKFIGVFITFHIVCFSWIFFRAQDMRHVGQMLSQIISNFQPETIFAVFQGYAPSIVLILSGLIIHWLPKSWKRFYRKTFIALPVYVKILIFVLIAVLLYQSQSSDIQPFIYFQF, from the coding sequence ATGCAATCGTTCTTGAGCAACATAATATCCTACAATCCGCAAAACCCAATGCTTTTTACACGCATTGAGTTCTGGATATTTTTTGCCGTTGTAACGCTTGGGTTTATATTTTTTCATAAGAAATTCTCTCTACGCAGTGCTTGGTTGGCTTTTGTAAGTCTATATTTTTATTATAAAAGCGGTGGCTTTTACTTTTCGCTGTTAATAGTTTCGACAATTATAAACTACTATCTCGGTAAAGCTATTTATAATGCCAATACGCAAAGAAAGCGAGACAGGGCAGTCTTTGCGAGTGTTTTTATCAGCTTGTCGCTGTTAGCTTATTTTAAATATATATACTTTTTCTCAGACTCGATAAATCAGATTTTCGGAACCGACATTGAACCATCGAATTGGCTTGCACAGTTAACCAATTGGGTTACAGGAAGTTCATTTGACGAAAGTGTTATAATATTGCCAGTTGGAATATCATTCTATACCTTTCAAATAATTAGTTATACGGTTGATATCTACAGATATAAGGTCAAGCCCGTTAACAATATTATTGACTTTACATTTTATGTTTCATTTTTCCCTCAGTTGGTTGCGGGACCTATTGTAAGAGCTGCTGAATTTGTTCCTCAAATTTATCGAAAATATAAGGTTAAGTTATACGAATACGGTTATGCTTTGTTCTTTATACTCAACGGATTGATAAAGAAAATATTGATATCCGACTACATCTCTATAAATTTTGTTGACAGGGTTTTTGACCAACCACTGCTTTACTCGGGGTTTACCAACCTTATGGCAGTTTATGGTTATTCAATTCAGATTTACTGTGATTTTTCAGGATATACCGATATTGCCATTGGCGTAGCATTGTTATTGGGATTCAGACTACCTACCAACTTTTTGTCGCCATATAAAGCAACTTCAATAACCGATTTTTGGAGACGTTGGCATATTTCATTATCCCGATGGTTAAAAGATTATCTCTATATACCTTTGGGGGGAAATAGGAAAGGCAGAGTTAGGACTTATGTTAATTTGTTAATTACCATGCTTTTAGGAGGTTTATGGCATGGAGCACATTTCCGTTTTATAATTTGGGGTGGAATTCACGGTATAGCTTTGGTACTTGACAAGTTAACGGCAAAATATATCAGCCTTAAAACTAAGCCTGCAAAATTTATAGGCGTCTTTATTACTTTTCACATTGTTTGCTTCTCCTGGATATTTTTTAGAGCGCAAGATATGCGACATGTGGGACAAATGTTGAGTCAAATAATTTCAAATTTTCAACCCGAAACCATTTTCGCTGTTTTTCAAGGATATGCGCCCTCTATTGTGCTAATTTTGTCAGGACTTATTATTCACTGGCTACCTAAAAGTTGGAAACGCTTTTACAGAAAAACGTTTATTGCGCTACCTGTTTATGTTAAAATATTGATATTTGTACTAATTGCCGTGTTACTGTATCAGTCGCAATCGTCAGATATTCAGCCGTTTATTTATTTTCAGTTTTAG
- a CDS encoding ATP-binding cassette domain-containing protein — translation MSEKILKALMHLFAIISRPQDDGSDKRQVVRNFLELLLNQELVKEYLKVFDNYYEVYQLKQIDKNRHNKNISLSSVKVLKICHEINLELTQQQKRIVLFRLLQFIKASDEISQQEHEFVKTVADAFYINEDEFNKIRAFILYDFDRLIDSEQLLIIDDLPKETEMLYNHMTVSGLEGRIMVYNLESTSMFVMRYIGEDELYLNGQLIQSDDVYVLSFGSSIRGSRIKPIFYSDIAGVFYSTSQKEKILFEVDNVSYKFPSGKTGIHSINFQQSNGHLVGIMGASGAGKTTLLNILNGTSKPTTGTVKINGFDIYSESENIKGLIGYVSQDDLLIEELTVFQNLYLNARLCFKGMSPVKLMRKVLSTLQELGLFEIKDMVVGSPLNKKISGGQRKRLNIALELIREPAVLFLDEPTSGLSSRDSENIMALLKDLTLKGHLIFTVIHQPSSDIFKMLDYLLLLDVGGYIIYYGNPVDSIIYFKSRVHHADRGESECHFCGNVNPEQIFNIVESAIVDEHGNLSKTRKVSPTEWYAKHLISKTKPEYDKKEYYDKTPTVEFQTPNKFTQYKVFTIRDTLSKLTNIQYLVINLLEAPLLAFMLAFIIKFFNVDEANLKGYTLFDNSNLPVYIFMAVIVAIFIGLTVSAEEIIKDRKILNRERFLHLSWFSYLCSKLSVLMVISAFQALTFVLVGNLIMEIKGMFFQYWLALFSAWIGASILGLIISDSFKTVVTIYILIPFLVIPQLILSGIIVPYDKLNPKISKPNTIPWYGEIITARWAYEALAVYQYKENKYERDLYPYDKVLSTATYKKDYWIKSLKNKVSYIKRNANDSTKRAEIQKAIKLINNEIKKELATNKYISSPYSIDLMLVETFDSTIIAQTETYLDNLSIYYINLYNKTNHRKDNMIQHFEDSLGKEYVAMREAYTNRSLTEFVRNTNSIDRIIEYKNSLHQKIDPIYKDPENSFIKAHFYAPYKKVFGQFYPTYIVNIIVLWIINIILFVILYFRGLHRTLTWFGKMNEKIRKKVILKS, via the coding sequence ATGAGCGAAAAAATATTAAAAGCTTTAATGCACTTGTTTGCAATCATTTCTCGTCCACAAGACGATGGAAGTGACAAGAGACAAGTTGTTCGTAATTTTCTGGAATTACTTCTAAACCAAGAACTAGTTAAAGAATACCTAAAAGTTTTTGATAATTACTACGAAGTTTATCAGCTTAAGCAGATTGATAAAAATCGCCATAATAAAAACATTTCGTTAAGCTCAGTAAAAGTTTTAAAAATATGTCATGAAATAAATCTTGAGTTAACTCAACAACAAAAACGTATAGTTTTATTTCGACTACTACAGTTTATAAAAGCCAGCGATGAAATTAGCCAACAGGAACACGAGTTTGTAAAAACTGTTGCCGATGCCTTTTACATTAATGAAGATGAATTTAATAAAATAAGAGCATTTATTCTTTACGATTTTGACAGGCTTATTGACAGCGAGCAGTTATTGATTATCGACGATTTACCCAAGGAAACAGAAATGCTTTATAACCACATGACGGTTTCTGGGTTAGAGGGTCGAATAATGGTTTACAATCTCGAGTCTACGTCAATGTTCGTTATGCGTTATATAGGCGAAGACGAATTATATCTGAATGGCCAGCTAATTCAATCAGACGATGTTTATGTTCTTTCATTTGGTTCATCAATACGCGGCAGCCGCATAAAACCAATTTTCTATTCAGACATTGCTGGGGTATTTTACTCTACAAGCCAAAAAGAAAAAATTCTTTTCGAAGTTGATAATGTTAGCTACAAATTCCCATCAGGGAAAACAGGGATTCATTCGATTAATTTTCAGCAATCTAACGGTCACCTTGTCGGAATAATGGGTGCCTCAGGTGCAGGAAAAACCACACTACTTAACATACTAAACGGAACATCAAAACCAACAACCGGAACAGTTAAAATAAACGGCTTTGATATCTATTCTGAAAGTGAAAATATCAAGGGACTTATAGGCTATGTTTCTCAAGATGACTTACTTATTGAGGAGTTAACCGTATTCCAAAATCTTTATCTGAATGCACGTCTTTGCTTCAAAGGCATGTCACCTGTCAAACTAATGCGCAAAGTGCTTTCAACACTGCAAGAATTAGGATTATTTGAAATAAAAGATATGGTTGTTGGCTCCCCGCTAAACAAAAAAATAAGTGGTGGGCAAAGAAAGCGATTAAACATCGCCTTAGAATTAATTAGAGAACCTGCTGTATTGTTTTTAGACGAGCCCACAAGTGGCTTATCATCAAGAGATTCCGAAAATATCATGGCTCTTTTAAAAGATTTAACTCTAAAGGGTCATCTGATTTTTACTGTTATTCATCAACCTTCATCAGATATTTTCAAAATGCTTGACTATCTTTTGTTGTTAGATGTTGGTGGATACATAATTTATTATGGTAATCCTGTTGACAGCATAATATATTTTAAAAGCAGAGTACATCACGCCGACAGGGGTGAAAGTGAATGCCACTTTTGCGGAAACGTAAACCCTGAACAGATTTTCAATATAGTTGAATCTGCAATTGTTGATGAGCACGGCAATCTGAGCAAAACCAGAAAAGTATCACCTACAGAATGGTATGCCAAACACCTAATCTCGAAAACCAAACCCGAATATGATAAAAAGGAGTATTATGATAAGACTCCTACAGTTGAGTTTCAAACGCCAAACAAGTTTACACAATATAAGGTTTTTACTATTCGCGACACTCTATCAAAACTTACTAATATTCAGTATCTTGTAATTAACCTGCTAGAGGCTCCTCTCTTAGCTTTTATGTTGGCATTTATTATCAAGTTTTTCAACGTTGACGAAGCTAATCTCAAGGGCTACACACTATTTGACAACTCAAACCTTCCTGTTTATATCTTTATGGCGGTTATTGTGGCCATTTTTATTGGTTTAACAGTTAGTGCTGAGGAGATAATAAAAGATAGAAAAATATTAAACCGAGAACGGTTTCTACACTTAAGTTGGTTTAGTTATTTATGTAGCAAACTCTCAGTTTTAATGGTAATAAGTGCATTTCAAGCCCTTACCTTTGTCCTTGTAGGAAATCTTATCATGGAAATTAAAGGTATGTTTTTCCAATATTGGCTGGCACTTTTTTCGGCATGGATAGGAGCTAGCATTTTAGGGTTGATAATTTCTGACAGTTTTAAAACTGTTGTTACAATCTATATTTTGATTCCTTTTTTGGTTATTCCTCAATTGATACTATCGGGAATAATTGTTCCATATGATAAATTAAATCCAAAAATTTCAAAACCCAACACTATACCCTGGTATGGCGAAATTATCACTGCTCGATGGGCGTATGAAGCATTGGCTGTATATCAATACAAAGAGAATAAATATGAACGCGATTTGTATCCATACGACAAAGTGTTGTCAACTGCTACATATAAAAAAGATTATTGGATTAAATCGTTAAAAAACAAAGTTTCATATATAAAACGAAATGCCAATGATTCAACAAAAAGGGCTGAAATTCAGAAGGCAATTAAACTTATAAATAATGAAATAAAAAAAGAGTTAGCAACAAACAAATATATATCTTCCCCCTACTCTATTGATTTAATGTTAGTTGAAACGTTCGATTCAACAATAATTGCACAAACAGAAACCTATTTAGACAATCTGTCAATATACTACATCAACCTTTACAATAAAACTAATCATCGCAAAGACAACATGATTCAGCATTTTGAAGATAGCTTAGGAAAAGAATATGTTGCTATGCGTGAGGCATATACAAACAGAAGTTTAACTGAGTTTGTGCGAAACACAAACAGTATTGACAGAATTATTGAATATAAAAATAGCTTACACCAAAAGATTGACCCTATATATAAGGATCCGGAAAACTCTTTTATTAAAGCACATTTTTATGCTCCTTATAAAAAAGTTTTCGGACAATTCTACCCTACATACATAGTAAACATAATTGTGCTGTGGATTATCAACATAATTCTGTTTGTAATTCTCTACTTCCGTGGCTTACACCGGACACTAACTTGGTTTGGAAAAATGAACGAAAAGATCAGGAAAAAAGTAATTTTAAAAAGCTAA